The following coding sequences lie in one Pontibacter sp. G13 genomic window:
- a CDS encoding T9SS type A sorting domain-containing protein has translation MKSTIFIFLVICLGSFQAIAQASFQGGEGDGHAMAEMQGGAVSTTTESQPVLSLYPNPSVSGTGSVISWRGVYEGEKPNIFCLDVLGRIAQKWESVEKGDRLIASGLDEGVYFLRIIWPDGTTHQLTWLVD, from the coding sequence ATGAAATCTACCATTTTCATATTTCTGGTCATCTGCTTGGGGAGCTTTCAAGCAATCGCTCAGGCATCATTTCAGGGGGGAGAAGGGGATGGCCATGCCATGGCCGAAATGCAGGGAGGCGCCGTCTCGACCACTACCGAATCTCAGCCTGTACTCTCTCTTTACCCAAACCCTAGTGTATCAGGGACTGGAAGCGTCATTAGCTGGCGTGGCGTTTATGAGGGGGAAAAACCGAATATTTTCTGCTTGGATGTGTTGGGGCGAATTGCTCAAAAATGGGAGTCCGTGGAGAAGGGGGACCGGTTGATAGCCAGTGGATTGGATGAGGGGGTGTATTTCCTTCGAATCATTTGGCCGGATGGAACAACCCATCAACTCACATGGCTAGTGGATTAA